One Candidatus Brocadiia bacterium DNA window includes the following coding sequences:
- a CDS encoding GAF domain-containing sensor histidine kinase, with amino-acid sequence MKTIDKQLLFVIYKGMGKGLLNITHLIKDKSFWLMAIPVIAGIGVIVIFWLHAIEEREYTAVHITLLAAFLVIIIFVALVMGGSFRGINKSYQELERNSRNLNILYQISLITNSSFELTNIMNEGLKKSIELMGLNFGGIYLFDESKGALILGSHFGLSEEYVKKVGYVEMGKGTAGEIAKKTQLQVINDLSTLSGDLQSYAIKEGLKTTVSVPLKSRDELCGIMNLTTNYIREFTSDEINMITIIGNILGDAIAQARIYNQIKKANEELTNLNHVKDNFIVTITHELRTPLMAIKEGVTLCRQRIGDAISLLDGLSFMESSVSRLIRLVNNLWDISRIESGKITLDKKKVSINNLIKISIGLLEPLINNKEISISHNLTDSLPFVFVDTDKVLQIMLNLIDNAVKFTKLGGDIIISSKQISPQFIEISVKDNGVGMTSEEAGKIFEKIPSLSEDGLGKFGVIKLGLRLCKLFVEMHGGRISVHSEQDNGSVFIFTLPIAA; translated from the coding sequence ATGAAGACTATTGACAAACAATTATTATTTGTTATATATAAAGGTATGGGTAAGGGGTTATTAAATATTACACATCTTATAAAGGACAAATCATTTTGGTTAATGGCTATTCCGGTGATTGCTGGCATTGGAGTAATCGTAATTTTTTGGTTACATGCAATTGAGGAGAGGGAATATACTGCAGTGCATATTACGCTTTTAGCGGCATTTCTTGTGATAATTATATTCGTTGCCCTGGTGATGGGTGGTTCTTTTCGTGGCATTAATAAATCATACCAAGAGCTGGAACGAAACTCTCGGAATCTTAACATTCTCTACCAGATTTCTTTAATTACTAATTCTTCATTTGAGCTAACAAACATTATGAATGAAGGGTTGAAGAAGTCAATTGAGCTTATGGGTTTAAATTTTGGAGGCATTTACTTGTTTGATGAGAGTAAGGGAGCGTTAATCTTGGGAAGTCATTTTGGCCTTTCAGAAGAATATGTAAAGAAGGTCGGGTATGTTGAAATGGGGAAAGGCACGGCTGGTGAAATTGCTAAAAAAACTCAGCTTCAGGTGATTAATGATTTATCTACATTGTCGGGTGATCTCCAGTCATATGCCATTAAAGAAGGGCTTAAAACCACGGTAAGCGTGCCTTTAAAATCCAGAGATGAACTCTGTGGTATAATGAATTTAACAACTAATTATATAAGGGAATTTACCAGTGATGAGATAAATATGATAACTATAATCGGTAATATTCTTGGCGATGCCATTGCTCAGGCCAGAATATATAATCAGATTAAAAAGGCTAATGAAGAACTTACTAATCTTAACCATGTGAAGGATAATTTTATCGTAACGATTACCCATGAATTGCGTACGCCCCTGATGGCTATAAAAGAAGGTGTAACGCTTTGTCGTCAGAGGATTGGAGATGCTATTTCTTTGTTGGACGGTCTTTCTTTTATGGAAAGTTCGGTTAGTCGACTTATCAGATTGGTTAACAATCTTTGGGATATTTCTCGTATTGAATCCGGTAAAATAACTCTGGATAAAAAGAAAGTGTCTATTAATAACTTGATAAAAATATCAATAGGTTTGCTGGAGCCCCTTATTAATAACAAGGAAATATCAATCAGCCATAATTTAACTGATTCGTTACCGTTTGTTTTTGTTGACACAGATAAAGTTTTACAGATAATGCTAAATTTAATAGACAATGCGGTTAAATTTACAAAGTTAGGTGGGGATATTATTATTAGTTCAAAGCAGATCAGCCCGCAGTTCATAGAGATAAGCGTCAAAGATAATGGTGTTGGAATGACTTCTGAAGAGGCAGGGAAAATATTTGAAAAGATTCCTAGTTTAAGTGAAGATGGCCTGGGAAAATTTGGAGTAATAAAGTTGGGGCTTAGGCTTTGCAAGTTGTTTGTGGAAATGCATGGGGGACGAATATCAGTTCATAGCGAACAGGACAACGGCAGTGTTTTTATTTTTACTTTACCGATAGCGGCGTAG
- a CDS encoding response regulator, translating into MKKILIVDDSQEVNYFIKAALESDGFKINTATTGHEAFSLIKASAPDLIILDVVLPLLDGYEICRMLKIDDTTRNIPIILMSGKNLDMVSVEKALQIWVNRFLHKPIDMIELKRVVYELLAEDVTDVLKRIQIVDSRFGEVINSYKKIVRIMDGMFARFAKNEKIDYEELKSAVLELTEVFIGNKEILYNLMNSYVIDSPSALHSVNTSLIAMCIGQVYDLSKSSLTALSAITLTHEFSEKFELILSKLGFTEIEAKEKAQFQNIIKVADKYENLTSIRAGQMPLPPMVAIKRIAEDKSLEFDQVIIKHMLTCISPYPLGSFVKLNTGEIAKVKGLNLENPFRPLIEIIMDRFGNVMLEPKEVDLTQELQVFIFRNVFRDEVYNAVMKFAKDNR; encoded by the coding sequence ATGAAAAAAATATTGATTGTAGACGACAGCCAGGAAGTAAATTATTTCATCAAGGCTGCACTGGAATCCGATGGTTTTAAAATCAATACGGCAACCACCGGGCATGAAGCCTTTAGTCTGATTAAAGCGTCAGCTCCTGATTTGATTATTTTAGATGTGGTTTTACCGCTTTTAGATGGATATGAAATCTGTCGTATGCTTAAGATAGATGACACAACCCGGAATATCCCGATAATTTTGATGAGCGGTAAAAATCTTGATATGGTTAGTGTGGAAAAAGCTTTGCAGATCTGGGTTAACCGTTTCCTGCACAAGCCGATAGATATGATTGAGCTTAAGAGGGTAGTTTATGAGCTTCTGGCTGAAGACGTTACGGATGTCCTAAAAAGAATCCAAATTGTAGATAGTCGATTTGGTGAAGTAATTAATAGCTATAAGAAAATTGTGCGGATAATGGATGGTATGTTTGCCAGGTTTGCCAAAAATGAAAAAATAGATTATGAGGAGCTTAAATCTGCGGTATTGGAACTGACTGAGGTGTTTATAGGTAATAAGGAAATACTTTATAATCTTATGAATTCATATGTGATTGACAGTCCGTCAGCTCTTCATTCAGTTAATACATCTTTGATTGCAATGTGTATTGGGCAAGTGTATGACTTGTCAAAATCTTCACTTACCGCGCTGAGTGCTATTACGCTGACTCATGAATTCAGCGAGAAGTTTGAACTAATTTTATCGAAATTGGGCTTTACTGAAATCGAAGCAAAGGAAAAAGCGCAATTCCAAAATATAATAAAAGTAGCTGATAAATATGAGAACCTAACCAGTATTCGTGCTGGGCAGATGCCTTTGCCTCCCATGGTAGCTATAAAGCGTATTGCTGAAGACAAGAGCTTGGAATTTGACCAAGTGATAATAAAGCATATGCTTACCTGTATCAGCCCGTACCCATTGGGTAGTTTTGTTAAGCTTAATACCGGAGAAATAGCTAAGGTTAAAGGATTGAATCTTGAAAACCCATTTCGACCGTTAATTGAAATTATTATGGATAGATTCGGGAATGTTATGCTTGAACCTAAAGAAGTTGATTTAACCCAGGAGTTGCAGGTATTCATATTTAGGAATGTTTTTCGCGACGAAGTCTACAACGCGGTGATGAAATTCGCTAAAGATAATAGATAA